One region of Chlorobiota bacterium genomic DNA includes:
- the cas2e gene encoding type I-E CRISPR-associated endoribonuclease Cas2, with translation MTIYSLERSPQKLRGMLSRYCLEVRAGLFVGRLDSRMRELLWEKVEQLANEKTSAVMIWRASNEQGYEFRTLGHDRRIPVLVDGIWLVQQQPPKAPAKRSTGNRNNATDK, from the coding sequence ATGACGATTTATTCACTTGAGCGATCGCCGCAGAAGCTGCGGGGGATGTTATCACGCTACTGTTTGGAGGTACGTGCGGGGTTATTCGTAGGGCGGCTGGACTCTCGGATGCGAGAGCTACTGTGGGAGAAAGTGGAGCAGTTAGCAAACGAGAAAACCAGTGCGGTAATGATTTGGCGGGCATCGAACGAGCAGGGCTACGAGTTCCGCACGTTGGGTCACGACCGCCGGATACCAGTGCTGGTGGATGGAATTTGGCTGGTGCAACAGCAGCCACCGAAGGCACCGGCGAAGCGATCCACCGGCAACCGAAACAACGCCACCGACAAATAA